A single genomic interval of Thermoleophilia bacterium harbors:
- a CDS encoding citrate synthase, which produces MGTEEKTEDPAVGDVSDVAADDSLTVTDNRTGRSYELPIEDDTIKAMDLRQIKVHEGDFGMMAFDPAFTNTAACRSSITYIDGEAGILEHRGIPIEQLCEKSTYLEVAYLLVFGELPTRPQLEAWVHDITNHTFVHEDIKKFLSGFRYDAHPMGMLLASTGALSTFYPDANKLDDPVERYLATIRLIAKVPTLAAFSYRHNMGLPYSYPDNDLSYSENFLSMMFKMTETKYDPDPRLAKALDVLFILHADHEQNCSTSAVRSVGSSDVDPYSAVAAGIAALYGRLHGGANEAVLTMLRHIESPDNVPGFLEKVKSRDEKLMGFGHRVYKNYDPRARIIKSHADDVFEATEYNPLVEIATELEKRALDDEFFTSRKLYPNVDFYSGIIYEALKIPPGMFTVIFAIPRTAGWIAQWLEMADDPDKKISRPRQIYTGAREAEYVPLSERGDAELISGPPATRPLS; this is translated from the coding sequence GAAGATCCGGCGGTGGGCGACGTAAGTGATGTAGCCGCCGACGATTCCCTGACCGTAACCGACAACCGGACCGGACGCAGCTACGAGTTGCCGATCGAAGACGACACGATCAAGGCGATGGACCTGCGCCAGATCAAGGTCCACGAAGGCGATTTCGGCATGATGGCTTTCGATCCGGCCTTCACCAACACGGCCGCCTGCCGCTCCTCGATCACCTACATCGACGGCGAAGCCGGAATACTCGAGCACCGCGGCATCCCGATCGAGCAGCTCTGCGAGAAGTCGACCTACCTCGAGGTCGCCTACCTGCTTGTCTTCGGCGAGCTGCCGACCAGGCCGCAGCTCGAAGCCTGGGTTCACGACATCACCAACCACACCTTCGTCCACGAGGACATCAAGAAGTTCCTGTCCGGCTTCCGCTACGACGCCCACCCGATGGGCATGCTGCTGGCTTCGACCGGCGCGCTCTCGACCTTCTATCCGGACGCGAACAAGCTGGACGACCCGGTCGAGCGTTACCTGGCAACGATCCGCCTGATCGCCAAAGTACCGACCCTGGCTGCGTTCTCTTACCGGCACAACATGGGACTGCCCTACTCGTACCCGGACAACGACCTCTCTTATTCCGAGAACTTCCTCTCGATGATGTTCAAGATGACCGAGACGAAGTACGACCCGGACCCACGCCTGGCCAAAGCGCTCGACGTGCTCTTCATCCTGCATGCCGACCACGAGCAGAATTGTTCGACCAGCGCCGTGCGCAGCGTCGGCTCTTCCGACGTCGACCCGTATTCCGCCGTCGCCGCCGGGATCGCCGCCCTCTATGGCCGCCTCCACGGCGGTGCCAACGAAGCAGTGCTCACGATGCTCCGCCACATCGAGAGCCCCGACAACGTCCCGGGTTTCCTCGAGAAGGTCAAGAGCCGCGATGAGAAGCTGATGGGCTTCGGCCACCGGGTGTACAAGAACTACGACCCGCGCGCCCGGATCATCAAGAGCCACGCCGACGACGTCTTCGAGGCAACCGAGTACAACCCGTTGGTGGAGATCGCGACCGAGCTCGAGAAGCGCGCGCTGGACGACGAATTCTTCACGTCACGCAAGCTCTACCCGAACGTCGACTTCTACTCCGGAATCATCTACGAAGCCCTGAAGATCCCGCCGGGAATGTTTACCGTGATCTTCGCCATCCCCAGGACCGCCGGCTGGATCGCCCAGTGGCTCGAGATGGCCGACGATCCCGACAAGAAGATCTCCCGCCCGCGCCAGATCTACACCGGTGCCCGCGAAGCCGAGTATGTCCCGCTCTCCGAGCGCGGCGACGCCGAGCTGATCTCCGGTCCCCCGGCCACCCGGCCACTCTCCTGA
- a CDS encoding DUF11 domain-containing protein, protein MSCFRPASVSYAGGALYAPQIISNAPTTGKTTLIFSNISDLVANSNQAIGFNVTHNPALYEVGDTYNITYEAFVNTDPRILPAFNASGVAVPASSTGSASASTVSKINAIRITKSEPSREGEILRGVHDNQTIYTLKLRNNNINPTLTTTIDDYLPAGLEYLGCQGDADNTTNAPTNSGSADEYPGSGPIVVGSVANCHAAQSVETVQIDPDGPSGPLADGVYTHVRWATGNLAPGQEITYSYRAAVPLTNNTLNWSGTEPDKFSGDQAANLDNNAANPGNEVQDEQVLTNYAEGAGAYQKTAGGTINATDNTSLTRTAEDLVVYKTNLTSDTLAQGATNTWELRFRTGEYRYSEGIVVTDKPDDEIVNVVNVAGAGFTTKAWDVLDHNMKWKIPGPIAPGATVTLTYTANAVSSASLHTGQTAVNTVGAPKYFGIPEADRTNPWTYREYASNNDSVILAFEFAEISVVKTTTAPGFPDIADAPVEQSFGWRIVVKNNADTARAFDTIVQDTLPPAWTYDAGSTSITGATTAEPAVVTDPAGDQLTWNFSGQTIQPGASVVITFTATPQLAARANPPVQTNDSDAASKDSSGNPGNADGPYTDEDDAHATLKFPIADLVLTKTAPAEVQSNEEFNYTIKVENKGPDTATNVVINDPLPAGLTFVSSADCSSAAVCNIGTLASGASKTVIIRVKATYAVAGTIVVNTAVATQKEWEPTPDDNTDTVETHVLGEANVEITKTAAPTDARPGDIVTYSLKAKNIGTAIANNVVITDSLPVGVSFVSADAPCVEATGTVTCEIGSLNPGEEHTYQVKVKVDPWGSANTAEDHLLDVQKVEAQIDLEAGELKTVSVTCPSGYFASDGSVRIDHVDQGTGDWPTPQVLESRASSLGTWQGTVKNTATGRAQAKIFAVCIKQSTVDGTHSHNLITTAPVTSTSPVLAGQNTATLQCGPGQVAIQPGFISSTPADLIYSQPAGNGWKFILDNHAPATVTFSIRCMTRQVAFASGHTHDLKLERITNDVVVGPGKVNEAQLTCADGSKGIVAGWDLDHGLLSLGNDPRPVTRAYKLYNPTGAPLHARLSLLCLGDRTAGEHLAPQSYINTASVSTTSPESSILNNSSSATVTAEDTDNFTPVPNPPTVKPTPNNPTGQTRLGGLFLKKSGVSTTITCTGACSGTAKLFSLKKLKGKKTAKGSLLASAHYKLKAAGSKKLTLKIKGKKAKRILKKVRVGLIRVSGGSGRSVRIGH, encoded by the coding sequence GGCTTTCGTCAACACCGATCCGCGGATCCTGCCGGCCTTCAACGCTTCCGGCGTCGCCGTACCCGCCTCTTCGACCGGCAGCGCCAGCGCGTCCACCGTGTCGAAGATCAACGCGATCCGCATCACCAAGTCCGAGCCGAGCCGTGAAGGCGAGATCCTCCGGGGCGTCCACGACAACCAGACGATCTACACGCTGAAGCTGCGCAACAACAACATCAACCCGACGCTGACCACAACGATCGACGACTACCTGCCCGCCGGCCTCGAGTACCTCGGCTGCCAGGGCGACGCTGACAACACCACGAACGCGCCGACCAATTCCGGCAGCGCCGACGAATATCCCGGCTCCGGCCCGATCGTCGTCGGGTCGGTCGCCAACTGCCACGCCGCGCAGTCCGTCGAGACCGTGCAGATCGACCCCGACGGACCGTCCGGCCCGCTGGCCGACGGCGTCTACACGCACGTGCGCTGGGCGACCGGCAACCTGGCCCCCGGCCAGGAGATCACTTACAGCTACCGCGCCGCGGTCCCGCTGACCAACAACACGCTCAACTGGAGCGGCACCGAGCCGGACAAGTTCTCCGGTGACCAGGCCGCGAACCTCGACAACAACGCGGCCAACCCGGGCAACGAAGTCCAGGACGAGCAGGTACTGACCAACTACGCCGAGGGCGCCGGCGCCTACCAGAAGACGGCCGGAGGCACGATCAATGCCACTGACAACACGTCGCTGACCCGCACCGCCGAGGACCTGGTCGTCTACAAGACCAACCTCACCTCCGACACCCTCGCCCAGGGCGCCACCAACACCTGGGAGCTGCGCTTCCGCACCGGCGAGTACCGCTACAGCGAAGGCATCGTCGTCACCGACAAGCCCGACGACGAGATCGTCAACGTGGTGAACGTCGCCGGTGCCGGATTCACCACCAAGGCGTGGGACGTGCTCGACCACAACATGAAGTGGAAGATCCCCGGTCCGATCGCCCCCGGTGCCACGGTCACGCTGACTTACACGGCGAACGCCGTCTCGTCGGCCAGCCTCCACACCGGACAGACCGCGGTCAACACGGTCGGCGCGCCCAAGTACTTCGGCATCCCCGAGGCGGACCGCACCAACCCGTGGACCTACCGCGAATACGCCAGCAACAACGACTCGGTGATCCTCGCCTTCGAGTTCGCCGAGATCTCGGTGGTGAAGACCACGACGGCTCCGGGCTTCCCGGACATCGCCGACGCACCGGTCGAGCAGTCCTTCGGCTGGCGCATCGTCGTCAAGAACAACGCCGACACGGCCCGCGCGTTCGACACGATCGTCCAAGACACCCTGCCGCCGGCCTGGACCTACGACGCCGGATCGACCTCGATCACCGGTGCGACCACGGCAGAACCCGCTGTAGTGACGGACCCGGCCGGTGACCAGCTGACCTGGAACTTCTCCGGTCAGACGATCCAGCCCGGTGCCAGCGTCGTGATCACCTTCACGGCCACACCGCAGCTCGCGGCCCGCGCCAACCCGCCGGTCCAGACCAACGACTCCGACGCTGCCTCGAAGGACTCGAGTGGCAACCCCGGCAACGCCGACGGTCCGTACACCGACGAGGACGACGCCCACGCGACCCTCAAGTTCCCGATCGCCGACCTGGTCCTGACCAAGACGGCTCCGGCCGAGGTCCAGTCGAACGAAGAGTTCAACTACACGATCAAGGTCGAGAACAAGGGCCCGGACACGGCCACCAACGTCGTGATCAACGACCCGCTGCCCGCCGGCCTGACCTTCGTGTCATCGGCCGACTGCAGCTCCGCCGCTGTCTGCAACATCGGAACGCTCGCTTCCGGTGCCTCGAAGACAGTGATCATCAGGGTCAAGGCCACCTACGCGGTTGCCGGCACCATCGTTGTCAACACCGCGGTCGCCACCCAGAAGGAATGGGAGCCGACCCCGGACGACAACACGGACACGGTCGAAACCCACGTACTGGGCGAAGCGAACGTCGAGATCACCAAGACGGCCGCTCCGACCGACGCCCGCCCGGGTGACATCGTCACCTACTCGCTGAAGGCCAAGAACATCGGCACGGCGATCGCGAACAACGTCGTGATCACCGACTCCCTGCCGGTCGGCGTCAGCTTCGTCTCGGCCGACGCGCCGTGTGTTGAAGCCACCGGCACCGTCACCTGCGAGATCGGTTCGCTCAACCCGGGCGAGGAACACACCTACCAGGTCAAGGTCAAGGTCGATCCGTGGGGCAGCGCCAATACCGCGGAAGACCACCTGCTCGACGTCCAGAAGGTCGAAGCCCAGATCGACCTCGAGGCCGGCGAGCTGAAGACCGTCTCCGTGACCTGCCCGAGCGGATACTTCGCCTCGGACGGTTCGGTCCGGATCGATCACGTCGATCAGGGCACCGGCGACTGGCCGACCCCGCAGGTCCTGGAATCTCGCGCCAGCAGCCTCGGCACCTGGCAGGGCACCGTGAAGAACACAGCCACCGGCCGCGCCCAGGCAAAGATCTTCGCCGTCTGCATCAAACAGAGCACAGTTGACGGCACCCACAGCCACAACCTGATCACCACGGCCCCGGTCACAAGCACCAGCCCGGTTCTCGCAGGCCAGAACACCGCCACCCTTCAGTGCGGCCCCGGCCAGGTGGCAATCCAGCCCGGCTTCATCTCGAGTACCCCCGCCGACCTGATCTACTCGCAGCCCGCGGGCAATGGCTGGAAGTTCATCCTCGACAACCACGCGCCGGCAACAGTTACCTTCTCGATCCGCTGCATGACCAGGCAAGTGGCCTTCGCCAGCGGTCACACCCACGACCTGAAGCTCGAGCGCATCACCAACGATGTCGTGGTGGGACCGGGCAAAGTTAACGAGGCGCAATTGACCTGCGCCGATGGCAGCAAGGGCATCGTCGCCGGCTGGGACCTCGACCACGGCCTGCTTTCCCTCGGCAACGATCCAAGGCCGGTCACCCGCGCCTACAAGCTCTACAACCCGACGGGCGCACCGCTCCATGCCCGCCTCAGCCTGCTCTGCCTCGGTGACCGGACGGCCGGAGAGCACCTTGCTCCGCAGAGCTACATCAACACCGCCTCGGTCTCGACCACCTCGCCCGAATCCAGCATCTTGAATAACAGCTCGTCCGCGACAGTCACCGCCGAAGACACCGACAACTTCACTCCGGTCCCGAACCCGCCCACGGTGAAGCCGACCCCGAACAACCCGACCGGCCAGACCAGGCTCGGCGGACTGTTCCTCAAGAAGAGTGGGGTTTCAACCACGATCACTTGCACCGGTGCCTGCTCCGGCACGGCGAAATTGTTCTCGCTCAAGAAGCTCAAGGGCAAGAAGACCGCCAAGGGCAGCCTGCTCGCCTCAGCGCACTACAAGCTGAAGGCCGCCGGCTCGAAGAAGCTCACCCTGAAGATCAAGGGCAAGAAGGCGAAGCGGATTCTGAAGAAGGTCCGCGTGGGGCTGATCAGGGTTTCAGGTGGTTCCGGGCGCAGCGTGCGCATCGGGCACTGA